A region from the Cydia amplana chromosome 7, ilCydAmpl1.1, whole genome shotgun sequence genome encodes:
- the LOC134649674 gene encoding RYamide receptor-like → MYGINHTEYEFEIYEPRRNNGLDKNVSSEENYTVYTNETWADYENWCAASTSTGDFLTSPLFQACAYFMYCTVFVVALAGNGLVCFVVQTSPRMKTVTNYFIVNLAVGDILMTLFCVPFSFVSMLVLRYWPFGAVMCKVVNYSQAVSVLVSAYTLLAISIDRYMAIMRPLRPRLGKAAAKLVVAAVWGGALATAAPIPVVSTLQRPTEWYKICQADICLEQWERVEQSSQYTCALLALQFAVPLCALVCTYARIAHAVWGGRPPGEAQSARDTRMQRSKRKMIKMMVMVVAVFTICWLPLNVFIVLWTTHESDAEWGAWPGMPYVWFASHWLAMSHSCYNPIIYCYMNARYRRGFKQALAGLLCMRLEVTQRSCHRSSMCDGLPMSEMIGMNGITRRGTMTSCVSRLQRAPTTCSSCASSRRAPASRAAPPPVRALSVRTHFN, encoded by the exons ATGTATGGCATCAATCATACGGAATATGAATTTGAAATTTATGAGCCGAGACGAAACAATGGATTAGATAAAAATGTTTCTAGCGAAGAAAATTATACAGTGTATACGAACGAAACATGGGCGGACTACGAGAACTGGTGTGCGGCGAGCACTTCCACGGGGGATTTCCTGACGTCACCGCTGTTCCAAGCGTGTGCTTACTTCATGTACTGCACAGTGTTTGTGGTGGCCCTCGCGGGCAACGGGCTAGTATGTTTCGTGGTGCAAACGTCGCCCCGCATGAAGACAGTGACGAACTACTTTATAGTGAATTTAGCGGTTGGGGACATTCTGATGACGCTGTTTTGCGTGCCGTTCTCGTTCGTGTCGATGCTAGTGTTGCGCTACTGGCCCTTCGGCGCTGTCATGTGCAAGGTGGTGAACTACTCGCAGGCCGTGTCCGTGCTCGTGTCCGCGTACACGCTGCTCGCCATCTCTATCGACCGTTATATGGCTATAATGCGCCCGCTTCGGCCGCGCTTAGGAAAAGCTGCTGCCAAGCTCGTGGTGGCAGCCGTGTGGGGAGGAGCATTGGCTACAGCTGCTCCAATCCCCGTCGTATCGACACTCCAAAGGCCGACGGAGTGGTATAAAATATGTCAAGC AGACATTTGCCTCGAACAGTGGGAACGGGTCGAGCAGAGTTCGCAGTACACGTGCGCTCTGCTGGCGCTGCAGTTCGCGGTGCCGCTGTGTGCGCTGGTGTGCACGTATGCACGCATCGCGCACGCCGTGTGGGGCGGCCGCCCGCCCGGCGAGGCGCAGAGCGCACGCGATACACGCATGCAGCGCTCTAAGCGGAAG ATGATCAAGATGATGGTGATGGTAGTAGCCGTGTTTACAATTTGCTGGTTGCCACTAAACGTGTTTATA GTGTTGTGGACGACGCACGAGAGCGACGCGGAGTGGGGCGCGTGGCCGGGCATGCCGTACGTGTGGTTCGCGAGCCACTGGCTGGCCATGAGCCACTCCTGCTACAACCCCATCATCTACTGCTACATGAACGCGCGCTACCGCCGCGGGTTCAAACAG GCGTTAGCTGGTCTGCTATGTATGCGATTGGAAGTCACTCAGCGCTCCTGTCACCGATCAAGTATGTGTGATGGGTTGCCAATGTCAG AAATGATCGGCATGAACGGCATAACGCGTCGCGGCACCATGACGAGCTGCGTGAGCCGCCTGCAGCGCGCGCCGACAACGTGCTCGTCGTGCGCCTCCTCGCGTCGCGCGCCCGCCTCGCGCGCTGCGCCGCCGCCGGTGCGCGCGCTCTCCGTGCGCACGCACTTTAACTAG